The window tctcaaccctattgagctgttgtgggagcagcttgaccatatggtacgtaagaagtgcccatcaagccaatcctatttgtgggaggtgcttcaggaagcatggggtaaaatctcttcagattacctcaacaaattgacaactagaatgccaaaggtctgcaaggctgtaattgctgcaaaaggaggattctttgacaaaagcaaagtttgaaggacacaattattatttcaattaaaaatcattaattgtaacttgtcaacgtcttgactatatttcctattcattttgcaactaattgaatgtatgttttcatggaaaacaagaacatttctaagtgaccccaaacttttgaacggtagtgtatatatattttattttatactagtacaattgctcagagaaatagaTTGTTTATAATAGTACTATATTTGTTTCTCAAAAAGGGGGGTCAAATGTAACCccattttcaaccagcaactatcaggaactAACACGGATCACGTTTTCacaccttttttttttactttaaggTAAACGACTTAATAAACTAAACCTAAACTTAACCCAGTACCAGAACCAGTGTCGTACCGCAGTTTTGCGGGGTGCTCAGCAAGGTCTGAGGATTTGTTATGAGGGAAAACAGCTAACTTCCTCcaattcaacacattttgccatggggcacattagattttttttgttgcagttTAATAGCTAATATCATGCTATTTTgcatttttaaagctaatttcctccaATTATTGCAGGAGCTGCGGGAGGCCAGTGACCAGGACATCTAAGCCAAAAACCTAGTTACCTCTGCCAGGAGGTTTAAACTTGGCCACAAGTGGATATGtgagcaagacaataacccaaagcacacatcaaaatccacaaagaaatggttaattgaccacaaaatcaacattttgcaatggccatctcagtctcctgatgaaccccattgaaaacctgaggtttgaattgaagagggcagtccataattGAAAACAAAGGATATCaaagatctggaaagattctgtatggaggaatggtctaagatcacctcccaatgtgttcttctATCTCATAAAATATTTGAGAAAAAAGGCTCAATGCCATTATCCAAGGTTAGGCATTGAAAGGttctgaaaacaggggtgccaataattttgatcTCTATTTTTGAGAAAGAAAAATATTACttattaaacaaaatctctttctttgagcaattgtattagtataaaataaatacaaattctgTATACAATAtaactcagtatttgtattatttaatttatacagtcttttttgcccATCTTTATCAAGGGCGCTAATCCTTTTGGACCTGACTTTACATGCAACGATCATATTCACATTTTAAGCATTGAAAGATCACTCACTATGCTTCACATAGCCATTCTTAATTGATGCATTCCGATGTTTACTTATTGAACATTGGCTACGGCCACAACCACTGACACAATGGAGACCACTGACAACTGCCTGGCTGTGGCTGGGGAGGCTCTGGTTTCACAGAGAGGTGTCGTGTCTGTTACCTGAGCAGGTGAGAGGTGCTGGAAGCTGTGAAAGGGCAGGTAGACGATCAGGTTACCAGTGTCCCTGATGAAGGAGGGGCCGCCGGCTGTCATGTTGAGGGAGCTGAGGGCTCGGCTGTACCACCTCCCAAAGGCCCTGCGCTGCTCTACCGACAGGCTCCTGATGTTGCTGTTGATGGTATTTCTCCtgaagatagagagacagagagcatagAGGAATGTAGGTCATACTTGTTAACCTGAACAAAAAGCAGAGATCCAAACATGACTAAGAAAGCACATCTCTTTCAGAGACTCAAATGACCCAATTTAAATTAAGGCCAAAGCAGTAGTTTAAATAGATAAAGACTCCAATATTGTGAGTATGTTTGTGTCTGAATAGAGGGGGTAATTAACTGCCTAAGTCCATTACCTTTGATTCTATAGCCATGCAGTACTATACGTACATCTATAATGCAGAGACCAACACACAAGGACATCATGACTCATGATGACTTGTATCAGAAGCCTGCTTAACTTACACAATGAGGTTGGTCTGTAAGGGGGGCAGTGACTGGATGTCTGCAGGATTGACCAGGGCAAGTAGGGGTACCAGTTCAGGAAAGAGGCTCCCGTCCCTGACCAAGTGGGTCTGGAAAAGCACAGATACCATGGTGCCTAGGTAGTCATCTGTAAACTAGGACAGAGAGCGGGATTAAGTGATTATCTTGTGTGAACATAGAGCGGTTTCGCTACATTTTACTTAATTATTTTATCAAATGTATTCAACCAGGTTGTCCCATTGAGGTCAAGTGATCTTAGTATTTTCCATGGAAGACCTGTCTAAGAGGACAACTGATATGAAGTGTGTTATATTACCTGCAATGTTCCCTGGTTCCTGCTGAAGTACTGCAGTATCTGTCTGACTGTGGTGATGTCCACTGCACTCAGCACTGCCCTCAGATTGGCCAGAGGGATACGGAAATACTCCTGTAACAGAATCACACCACATACTAAAACCAAGCACCCATTAACCAGACAAGAATATCATAACAAAAACTGTCATCAAGTAACAATAAATTATAAATGAACTTAAAATCTCTACATTACAAAAACTCATACCTAGCCATCACCACGCCTTGAGACATCTCTAGACATGTCTTAAGAGTTACACTCCCCTacttatttatttggacagtattTATTTTTTTCTACTTTGGCTCTATACTCAAGCATTTTAGATATTTTATGAGGCgtcagtacagaatgtcaccttttatttgagggtattttcatacatatctgttttactgtttagaaatgaaagcactctgtatctagtccccccatttgaaggtgtcataagtatttggacaaattcacttatggtCTAAGTGCTTGGGGCTGGGTGTCTACAAAGCTAATTTATGGAATTCTTTTAAGATgttcataccaaggatcattgagctatttgatttagaattttagaacCCCTGTAGGTATCCCAaaaaatattgaaaaaacatttgatgaaacattacattttgctattagcccatagaaacacattgaataacatattcataCCCCGCAAAACAGAGTCAAATAGTTTATCAAAAGGAAGTATATTTTGAAGTgtttgtcctatatctgagagatataagaaagctcaggaaattaTTATCATTCATTTTTAAACTGGTACCGGGTTACCTTTAGACGAGTGATGTGAAGCTTGTGGGCgtcgtagagcaaaacatgtgttcgtgagagtctcacctttcgaTGGTGGGGTCATATTACATTTTGACAAAAGTTTAGCATTTGGTGCCATATTTTTCCACGCTATGACAACATCAAGCTTTTGACTTTACACACTTGTTGGGTGCATCTGCATTTTGTTTTGGTCgtgtttcagattatgttgtgcccaatagaaatgagtGGTAAATAatttattgtgtcattttggagtccgCTTTATTGTCAATAAGAATATATGTTTCTCTACACTTCTGCATTAATGTGGATTCTACCATGATGCTAcgcattgcgtgctaggaatatgggaccaaacacTAAACTTTTGTCATCAAATGAGGAACTAGATACATCAAGTGCTTTTATTTCTGAACGGTAAAAcagtatgtatgaaaatacctaAAATAAAAAGGGGACATTatgtactgtcgcctcatattaaacatttgatctcaaatccaaaatgctggagtatagagcacAATTAAACATTTTAGCTtccctgtccaaataaatacgtagGGGAGTGTATTTGTTAGTTACTATATCACCAGTCACAAATGTAAAAGGACCAAATAAGTATCAGTCCTACTTCTGTCACCTTGATGAGGAAAAATCCATCACTGTTCCCATGTCTTCCTGTTTGCATCAAACTGGTCAGTACTTTCTGTTACGGACAAACAAATCTTCAAGCTTATCATTTGAAtggttaaagaaaaaaaatatcaaGATGGACAACAGCAACAACACAGTATCAACAATAATAAACACAAGTGATTAGAGATTAGCGTTGGATTGTCATTCAATCACATCAATGTCAGTTAATCTCATCCAGGGGAAGAGATTTAATGTCCACTATCAATGACATGTGTGAAACTGTGTACACCGTCTGTTGACACAACAATAGCCCTCATGGTAATTGATATAGATGATTAGTTacctcaaaaaaaagaaaaaaacggaTTCTAAGTTAGTCATATGACATTTCCACTAAACTAGAATGGGTCCGATATAAATGTCCTTAGACATGAATCAGTTAAAAAGCCAAAACAGCAGAAAACAGGTTTGTGACCTGAGGGAAATGTATAGATGACCACCATTCATTCAGGACTGTTCAATGTAGCAGTTTACAATACACGCAATGTTGGAATTCTTTATCTGCAGATCAAGTCTGCCCAGCCCACCTACCCCAAAGCACTGCAGCAGGACCCTCTTGTTGTCAAAGTTGGTCTCCTTCTCTAGATAGAGCACCACAGACTTCAGCACATTGAAGCGGATGTTTTCAGTCACACGTAGGGACATCATCTGGCTCTCCTCCAGGGCCACCAACAGCACCACGGTCACACTGGTGGCCTGGTCCACCACAGAGGCCATGTGTGTGGTCAGGAGCCCCTCCAAGCGATGCTGCAGGACCTTCACCCCGCAGCGCAAAAGCAGCTGCAGAGCCTGCGTCTGACTGGAGCCTGGCTGACAGGCTGGGCTGAAGTCTGCACTACAAGTCCAGTTCAGCCTCCTCACAATGTCTCTGACCAGGCAGGGCTGGGAGTCTGTGGAGGTGCTGTTGGTTTTGCCCTGGCTGTTTCCtttggtgtagttggtgtaggTGGTACAGAGCGTGCCCACCCATAGGCTGTAGGGCTCCTTGGTGAGCAGGGAGAGGAGGCCAGTGTTGGTGCAGATGGATGAAACAAAGTTGGCCTGGTCGTAGTCCCAGCACAGGTTCAGGAGAGAGGTGTCAGGAAGTGCCGCTGCCCAGCTGTGGTACTGGCATTGTTCTACTGGCTTAAACCccaacaggcctcctccctgtccccctccactGCCGGGGCCAGTGTGGTTCGCACAATACGCCAACAGCCATGTATTGTCAGGGTTGGCTAGCAGGTTCTGGAGCACAGTGGTGTTGGTGCACACCTTCTGAGTGAAGTTCAGAGAGTCCAGCTCAGCACAGAGAGCCAGGTCAGTCATGTCTACAATGATGGGCTTGTTCCAGTCAGAGTATTGGCACACCTGGGACAGGATGTCCTTGGTATCTTTGTCGACACAGACCGACATGAGCCACTCGTTCTGGGGCTCTAAAGTGAGCTTCTCAAACAGGGGCATGTTGCAGCACACGTTCTTATTAAAACTCATCTGGTCGTGTCGCCAGCAGAGCTCCACCATTGACGGGTCCACCAGCACCTTGCTCCACTTATCATAGTTGCACCAGTCTGGGATGCTGAACACCACAGGCGGGTTGGTGGGTGTTGAGTTAAGGGAGACAGTGCAGTATTCTCCAACCCATACAGTAGCACTATTATGAAGCAGTTCATTCAGAAATGTGGCATTGGCGCACACCTCCAGTACAAAACCCTTGTCATCATTCTGGATGCACATGGATATCATCTCTATGGTGATTTCCATCACGTTTTGCCATTCTGAGTACTGGCAGGAAGCCGCCACCAGAGAGTTTATATCTGGCTGTGTCGGGGCCTCTGTACAGTTCAGCTGCAGCCAGTTGTTGTCAACATGGGAAAACACAACAGTGAACAAGTCCAGGTTCTGACAGAGGAGGATCATCAgcctctccttgtcctggtcccAGCAGACGGCCACCATGGTTGGGTCGACTGTCTCCGCCGTCCAGGTCTGATACCTACAGAACTGACTCACCATGTATCCATCAGAGGAGTTCACACAGAAATTCCACAGCCAGCTATTGTTAGGATTGTTGTTCATCAATGCCTGCATTAGCTGGATATTGCTGCACACCGCTAGGATGAATTCTTGCCTGTCATTTTCACTACACAGTGTCACCAGGCCTGCGTCCACGTCACTAGCATTGGTCCAGTTGCCGTAGTTGCACAGCAACTGGCTGAGGCTGAGCGATCTTGAGACCCGTGGGCCTGGGGGAGGCGGGGCCGGGATGTCCCCACTGCAGTCAGACCTGTCCTCCAGGATGGGCAACAGTAGAGCCTGGATAACATGACAGGTGTTACTCCACACCTGTTCCACCTCAGTGGGGTTCAGGATGCTCAGAGCGTTGCAGAAAGTGGAAAGTGTTGAGGAGCTCTGTAGGCCCACTGTGATGATGTCAGCGCACAGGGTGTCGTTGAAACGGGCTAGGTTGTCGTGGTCACACCTCAGCAGGGCAGTGGGGTTGTCCTCTACCGCTTTGAGGGTACGGCTGAAGGAGACTGTGGGGAGGCTCTGGCAGTCTGGGCCTGGGTAGCTGCACAGCGTTGATTCTGGAGCCAGGAACATATCCAAGATGGAGTCACCAAAGGACCAGCTCACATTGTGACGTATACCCCTGAATAAAACAGTCAGTTAGAAAGGATATGGGAGGTCATATTCCTCTGTCAGTGGAAAGAAATATAAGAATGAATCCATCATAACATTTCCATGATGTTTATCTCAGGGTATCATATGAAAGGTTTCACAGAGGAAAGGTTCCACACATCATTGTCAGCTTACCACATCAGGAGCTGCTTTAGATCCCCTATACAAAAAAGACAGGGCATTAAATACACATTACATAAAATACTGCAAATGTACAATACAAACAGTGCCTAAAAACGGTATACATTACATTCATAACTTAACATAAAGAAAGTGCAAGTAGAAAACAAAAAACTGACAAACCTTGCTGACATTGTTCATTTTGGTCCAGAGCGGGCATTGCAATTCCAAATTGCAGTGCTATTTTTACATAATCCATTGGGGTTTGGAGAAACGTCAATATGAATTCTGAACCATGTGTCACTATCGCAGGAAATGTCATGTCTATTAGACCAGTCCAAGCAGACATAACTTTATCAGATAAGGAAAGACGTGACAAAGCAGTCATTATCTCCTGAAAAGCACTGAATTGTTCTACCGTGGAATCGTCTACTCTGAGGTAGGATCTTTGAAAAAGTGATGGTTCTGAACTTGTACTGCTTCTTGTGCATGTCTGAGATTTGACAGATGATAGAAGCGACAGTAGCGGTTTGCCAAGCTCAAGTGATACAGTCTTTGTCAATTCTGCCTCCAAGCCACAGTCCGTTCTCCCAGACAAAATGCACACAAACGTTTTAGGGAGGTTTTCTATAAACCCATCTTCTATTAGTGGTCTATACATGGCAAATACCTTGCCCAGGACACCATAATAAGCGCTCACGTCAATGCCCTCTAACACGGTGCCACCTGTCCTGACATTTGGGTCCTCTAAAATTTCGTCTGCGCTGATGCCGCCCCTGGCATTGGCATCAACGTTGTGATTTTCGTTGGATAAATCGTGTATTCGCTCTATCAATTCTTCTATGTTTCTGTCAAACTTGCTGGCGTCTGCGGGACCTTTTCTTGATACAGCGCGTGACAATGAGCGCACTGGTCTTGCGGCGTCGCAAACCATCCCTATAATAGAATAAAATACACCAACTAGTATCCTACATTCAAGCTGAAGAATAAAAACATTAACACTAAAAAACAAATACATAGCATGCCTCAAACATATGTAAATTCGCTTTATAATTGTAATCGTATAAAAGTTAGCAGAATGCAAGTAGCCTAACTTACTTACCTAGGATGCTTAGAGCAAAAAATATTTGCATTCTTAGCAGCATTCTCGAAGTATAGAGGAAAAGTAGCTTGAGAAGTCCACAAAAATGCTAACTATCCAGTGGATTCAGAAAAAGATTCACTTTTAGGCCTATTATCCAGGCTCACTGGAAATGCAATAGTTATGCCAATCATCCTTAGTTTTTTGACATTCCTGTAACCAAAATCAAACACCGGTCTTTGTCAAAGCAATTTTGTCGTCTCCCCTGTATCCGTTCTTGCTTCCCTACTTCAGATTCCTTTTACGCTTTGCCAAGTAGTGGTCCACTTACATAGCGTGCTAAGCGAACATCTCTACCTGCCCCTTCGCGTCCATCACCGCTCCCGTGTCCACCTGAAACTTTATCCATGAGCTAAAAGTAGCTTGATTAAAAAATAGGTGCTAACGAAGAGCTGTGAAATGCACAGAACGGATTTAGCAAGCAAACTGCTGCCGGTTATGAAATATAAATACGTGGTGTTCATTAACTCAGAGATCCTATTAAAATgtgtattctaattcctaataaAGGATTAAACACTTTTAGCGCAGTGTCTGTAATGCGAGCCTCTTCTCTTGAGGTCAAATGCGCCAGAGACAATTAGTGTGGGTGAACAAAAATATAGAATTGGGGTTATAAAACTGAACATTCAAAAATGAACTTTTTATGGATGATCATGCCAAGAAATACTGTCCTCGCTTAGGATAGACAAAGATTTAATAAACATCTAAAACATATCAGAACGTATGAAATAGGCCTATATAAACCATGTCCAATAATATGTTTAATAaatcctcttaaggatcggacccgttttttaaaacattttggcctgaaatgacatacccaaatctaactgcctgttgctcaggaccTGAAGTAAGGATATGCAAATTCTTTATACCATTTGAAAAgaaacactgaagtttgtggaactgtgaaatgaatgtaggagaataacacagatctggtaaaagataaaaacgcatgttttttgtcttctttgaaatgcaagagaaaggccatacattAAGAGGAGCCTAGATGTAATTTAGATTTTATCCACAAGATGGCAGGAGTGTATGCAAAGTTTCAGATTGATCCAGTTAGGAATTACCTCACTACACAATATTTTGCAttaagtctgcccaaatgtgccaaattggtAAATTTATACATTTCAAGTACATAGCATTTTTTATGTCATGTTactaaaaaaatatgtttgtttacacactcccaggaatgtcatacatggaTCATACACTacctttcacacatctagattggcctcaaaccatcatggtcacctaataatccccagtttacaattggctcattcatccccctcctctcccctgtaactattccccaggtcgttgctgcaaatgagaacgtgttctcagtcaacttacctggtaaaataacggtaaaataaaaaaataaaaaattactgaatgtaagtacattatttaccttcagaggtgaatgtatcaaccCAGTTGCCGTGATAAGTGTTTTGTTGTGCACTATTCTTAAACAGCATGGTATTTTTTGTTGTAataactactgtaaattggagaCTGCAGTTAgactaacaagaatttaagcttgcTGCCCATACATGTCTGTGTCCCGGAAAGTTGGCTGTTACAACTTTTTCTAGTCATATTATCGCATATTGAGCAACAATCGTCCCGGTTTAGGGACAGTGATCCCATAGAGGTTTTAAGTAGGCCGTTTTGTCTGGTGTTTGATATGGGCTCAAATAGGATAAGGGACTATATGTTCAAGAGCAGCTCAGTTTCTCAGTGTTTTAACTGGAAACCAGTAGGccagccccccccaaaaaaacttccCCTCTCAGTAAAATTTAGTTGGGAGTTTCTAGAGCCCTTTACCTCAACACATCAAAGCCAGTACCACTGCACCCATCCTCTCTaaccagggactgatttagactaGGGACACCAGATGGGTGCAactaattatcaggtagaacagaaaaccagcaggctccagccctcatagggtaagagttgaataccccatatctagagcagggtttccccaaactcagtcctggggcccacctgggtgcacattttggttttgccctagcacaacacagctgatttaaagaACTAACTCACCATCAAGCTTTGACGATTTTactcagctgtgtagtgctagggcaaaaaccaaaatgtgcacccagggaggggagcATCAAGTGAAAATAAATGACCATGTTTAATAGGAAAGAAAAACAGCATGCTGGATGGTATAACTTGAAAACTTTGTTCAATGCATTTTGGTATGTACATTTTACAACATGGCTAACAAAGATGTCATTTTAAgcatttaaaaatacattttaaatacacCTTAATGGAAATTGAAAAAGTTAATTAACACAGTTGTTCTTTTCTGCAGAAAAAGTGCCAAGATCAAAATTTAATTCAGGACTTTCCCACATAACAAGATTCTCTACATACATGCTAGGTTTCTAACAGTTCAGTGACACTGTCCTAACTAAACATACAGATCTTTGTAAGAAAAACACTCCATCTGATGTAAAGTTAAATCTTAATGAATACATTTAAAAAGTAGATGACATGCCTtttgaaataaaaaataagattTTCCTTTAAGGATTTTCTTTTAATGCAAAGCTGCATGTATTGTACAATAACAGGTATAATTCACATAAAAATGAACTGGATGTACATGTCAAATAGCCCATCCTTTAACAATTACAAAGTAAGCTCTCCCTTGATAGAAAAGTGCCAGGCCCCCTTTAAGGAGCAGGTTCATCCTCCTAGGGCCAACTCTCAACCAACCGCTAAAGTGGGTATGGATAGGGTTGCATATTTGAAAATGCTATAGAATAGGGTGTtcattatttatatatatgttcTATAATGGTGAAAAAAATGTTACTCATTGTGCACCGTTCAAAGCAGAAGAAATCTAACAAGTTGATAGATCCTTTGGATCATGGACTTTTGATTTGTTCATTTTCCCCCCACATTTTGGGATCAAGTGTGGAAAAATAATTACATTCATAGTCTGGAAATATTGAACGTCGCCAAAAAACAATGTGCCCTGTAATAGACGAGTTACACTAGGTCAGTTCAGTTTTATAGGGCGATGATTTCCAGAAAGGCAATGAGAGAGTAGGCTAAAAGGACTGGTAGAATACAGAGTTTTTACCCTCAGTCTTTCAGATGTTTGGCAAGATGACATGCATGATTAGCTGGGATAGGGCAGTTGGAGTCACCTAACAACTTTGTTCGCAGGACACAATTCAATTTcgaacaacaaaaaaaaactgcGCAACTAACAAACGGACCAGAATTTCCTTTCCGATTTGAGTGTTTTGATCTTAGAGGCTTGATTGTCTCCGACTTATAAACACTTCcaacaagttttttttttaaatgacatggGTGGCGACGTTTGATCATGTTAGGAAGGAGATTTGTATGGCACCATATACATGACCAGCTAATTTAAAAGTCCATAATATCAACAAAAGGGCCAAATGGACATGGAAGGGTAACCGTTTTGGGTATAATTTTGTCTTACGCTATCTGTCATCAATAAAGTGTCTATGATCTGGGATCTGGTTAGTCCACATAAAATAACATAAGTATTAGGTACAATATCTGACAATGCATCATGGTATATTTTTATACAACTCTCCTGGgcagagacagtcagacattcATAACAAAAGGTCCTCCAATAACGATGCTTCTTTCTACTGCATTTAAAAGAAAGGCTTTAAAGCCGTATAATAAAACCAATTcctaaaacaaaaaaaactactaGAGGCAGGTTGGGTTTATACCACAGTGATGAGGCTTGCTGTTTATATGCTGGTGGTGCTACACATTGGGCTGTTTCAGGACCATCCATATGCCCCCAGTAACAGACAGGGGTGAGATGCTGACAGAGCCAATCTACATTAGTTATAATTCAATACTAGACATATCCATAAAAATAAAACCTTGGTTGAGTAAAAATACATTGAAATATATGaatgacaaataaaaatgttacTATAAAATAAAAAGTCAGTAACACTTCACTTGAGAAGTGGGGGACATTTAGTCACAAACAATGAACTGTCCATTGATGCAAATTTCTTGAAAGTTATACTAATTGATAGATTTTTGGCAAAGTGTCCTATTAATTCAAACAAAGCCAACTATTGTTTAAACAGAAGTACACATTATACAGGAAGTTCTGAATTCGttcaatttgatttgacatatcATGGGGATATCCTACCATATCATCATCAATATTATTTCCCAATCAACAGCCTTGGAGAACACCTACATAAAACATAGCCAGAAAAAAAGCAAACAATACAACATTGTGAAATGGGGTAAAAGAACACATTGCGGTTACAATGAGTgtctacaacaacaaaaagaaatGCAGCTAGAGGAATGCATAATGAGATCCTATAGGCTACAGGTAAAACGTTTATAAAATCCCAAGATGGAAAGAAAAAGATGGGCTATGTACCCATACACACTTTACTGGCCATTCCTGTTAAAAATTGGTCTAAAGCCAATGAGTGTCACTGTCAACAGTCCCATGAAAGCACCAAAGGGAGCAAGAATAATCCTCTTCTCTGTCAGCTAACACATTCAGTCCAACCAGACAGACAGCACCTTGGCCCCTCCGATAGGAAGCAAGGAGAAAGAAACTGCTACTGAAAAAAAGCCAGTCAAAAGGAGGAGCCTTCTTGATCTTGCCCACAGTAATGTGATCTAAACATGTGGCTTTATAAATTATTTTTTAACCAGATGTTGCTGCAAAAAAATTGAGACTTTGCACTTTGTTGTTATCGATGCAAAAAAACTGTGGGGTAAAAATAGAGAAAAAGTGAAACCTTCAACAGTAATGGCAATGTTACAATCCAAGAGGGCTTTTTATATGTCTGTGTTGGTTTATTCAATCATTCGTTATTTCTTCTGTCCGTCTATTCCAGGGATCAGTCTGGGGGAAGAAGCTCGTGCAGACGAAACCGTTCTCGAACATGTGGCCTCACATCCTCGTTCTGGAGCACAGGAGACAGACTATATTAGTACCACAGTGATATGAACATAAACCAATGATTTAAAgagatgatttcattttcattttgtaAAAGACATTGGTAGCAGGCTACTAAAAATTACTGTTGGGGGCATTGCAAAGCACATGTCAATGACAGCTCAAGCATGTATGGCTTAGAAATAAACAAAATATTACTATCCAATCATGAGTAAAACATGTCAAATGTAGCTTGTATGTACCAGCTCAACAAGCTTCTCCAAGAACGGGACAAGCTTCAGGAGTTCGTTGTCATTTTTGTCCATGAACCAGCTCTCAATGGGAATCCCATTGGAAAGCTGTAGGGATATAGGAAGGTATACTCTATTGGATTGTACAACAATAGCATATATAAAATCTGTGAATATAATTTAAAACGTGAACAGTAGGCTTAATTACACTGTGCTAGGTGGGGTTACATACGTCACTTGGGGCTGAAAGGCTCACCTGATATGCAAAGGCTTGAGGTGAATTGTCAATGATGACGGTCTTGGACAGGTCTCTTCCAAGGATGTTCAGGTCCTTGATGTAGTTCCCTTGTACACAGACACAATGCTCACGAAATAACCT is drawn from Salvelinus fontinalis isolate EN_2023a chromosome 4, ASM2944872v1, whole genome shotgun sequence and contains these coding sequences:
- the strc1 gene encoding stereocilin isoform X1 codes for the protein MLLRMQIFFALSILGMVCDAARPVRSLSRAVSRKGPADASKFDRNIEELIERIHDLSNENHNVDANARGGISADEILEDPNVRTGGTVLEGIDVSAYYGVLGKVFAMYRPLIEDGFIENLPKTFVCILSGRTDCGLEAELTKTVSLELGKPLLSLLSSVKSQTCTRSSTSSEPSLFQRSYLRVDDSTVEQFSAFQEIMTALSRLSLSDKVMSAWTGLIDMTFPAIVTHGSEFILTFLQTPMDYVKIALQFGIAMPALDQNEQCQQGDLKQLLMWGIRHNVSWSFGDSILDMFLAPESTLCSYPGPDCQSLPTVSFSRTLKAVEDNPTALLRCDHDNLARFNDTLCADIITVGLQSSSTLSTFCNALSILNPTEVEQVWSNTCHVIQALLLPILEDRSDCSGDIPAPPPPGPRVSRSLSLSQLLCNYGNWTNASDVDAGLVTLCSENDRQEFILAVCSNIQLMQALMNNNPNNSWLWNFCVNSSDGYMVSQFCRYQTWTAETVDPTMVAVCWDQDKERLMILLCQNLDLFTVVFSHVDNNWLQLNCTEAPTQPDINSLVAASCQYSEWQNVMEITIEMISMCIQNDDKGFVLEVCANATFLNELLHNSATVWVGEYCTVSLNSTPTNPPVVFSIPDWCNYDKWSKVLVDPSMVELCWRHDQMSFNKNVCCNMPLFEKLTLEPQNEWLMSVCVDKDTKDILSQVCQYSDWNKPIIVDMTDLALCAELDSLNFTQKVCTNTTVLQNLLANPDNTWLLAYCANHTGPGSGGGQGGGLLGFKPVEQCQYHSWAAALPDTSLLNLCWDYDQANFVSSICTNTGLLSLLTKEPYSLWVGTLCTTYTNYTKGNSQGKTNSTSTDSQPCLVRDIVRRLNWTCSADFSPACQPGSSQTQALQLLLRCGVKVLQHRLEGLLTTHMASVVDQATSVTVVLLVALEESQMMSLRVTENIRFNVLKSVVLYLEKETNFDNKRVLLQCFGKVLTSLMQTGRHGNSDGFFLIKVTEEYFRIPLANLRAVLSAVDITTVRQILQYFSRNQGTLQFTDDYLGTMVSVLFQTHLVRDGSLFPELVPLLALVNPADIQSLPPLQTNLIVRNTINSNIRSLSVEQRRAFGRWYSRALSSLNMTAGGPSFIRDTGNLIVYLPFHSFQHLSPAQLLAGMDVLLMNTLSHLQQQFVAESLIRTFRNLTVEQFRRLGNLTCLSDPKDLQVYRNTEAFSVIQDNIRACVAQGLRGPSDMISSLFLNGSELQSPGSLSAGRVLQLASFLPWLGVDFLQKLSQSQLSPALTALVSVPFTPAQASVIVDKVSLNNSLALPGQLQKLGSLVSGVKVETLWNLPSDILLSSLPDIALHTPGLNPSQANTITTKLWDSPEVTGWLDKVEPLLPSTPLLSVLTRASLLLANRTLAGRQAWNTQQAKTLFKEAVKTMPNLSTETFLALGSIARGVSCTALRQLFRDKPTFSSMRSVLAFMNKQSVPLHSSLKKCIIEELYYFDFFSELLGEFGAQIALALPVSTIKKFPADMMDTLRKIIVKDSHHFLLLPSTKQDILVDKMVQRLGMYTGEFTEDEFRSLGIMATYVVDEVFVQVVRSFFVESLEFLREFCYNSSKRDIVAQILQEPGTFGPVQNWTPETLNQVDRFLFFLPKETLQQIPQALMTPGRIERLFLSQHRWESGAVGALCIQGRDQVEQTQLFERQQFVLQNFLGFLKVGQVKPPALMPTCEKLHATQPSAWSTDSLTGMSPAAFSCSLELFGQDPFFSSYQQKLLLQKTKEIYGAARSFSSSVITQLGRIASQLSVAELSVIRLSELSTISALGAVSTWSSRQLAVLSSSVLNSTQLGPSQLDSSTLVAMGHILCGIKDSDMRSLNAVEFSKAVLWLGGLRLSCSEEQQQALAGLLSHSLAFGPISSWGPEVFIEVGALSAGLPDMAMSSLVKEQIEGLTPLAVSLIRADKFAVVFDPAQISMFSYEQAKAVTEAQRLLLSPVQLTAMSMVLTVWDDKPVDFRGRSPGLALCPSPLCHLLGLLMVLLVSAL